One window of Athalia rosae chromosome 4, iyAthRosa1.1, whole genome shotgun sequence genomic DNA carries:
- the LOC105684451 gene encoding 39S ribosomal protein L54, mitochondrial — protein sequence MSICASLNILRLKTNLIVPLYYAVQVNGYAKPGGLGGKLGGKMKGKIKMGVSIEKKVLPVETDTHKLRNFVCGSNILKEGSDIEVKPDSEYPDWLWNIHIGEPLQLEDLDPESKLYWKRVKKAALKRHNLLSKLKRA from the exons ATGAGCATTTGTGCTTCGCTAAATATCCTGCGATTAAAAACAAATCTAATAGTTCCGCTGTATTATGCAGTACAAGTTAACGGATATGCAAAACCAG GTGGCCTTGGAGGTAAGCTGGGAGGTAAGATGAAAGGCAAGATTAAGATGGGAgtttcgatagaaaaaaaggtgcTTCCCGTTGAGACTGACACTCACAAGCTGAGAAATTTTGTATGCGGGAGTAACATTCTGAAAGAAGGATCTGATATCGAGGTCAAACCAGATTCTGAGTACCCAGATTGGCTATGGAACATTCACATAGGAGAACCTCTACAATTGGAGGATTTGGATCCAGAGTCAAAACTTTATTGGAAGCGAGTGAAAAAGGCTGCACTCAAAAGACACAATCTACTCTCTAAATTAAAGCGTGCATAA
- the LOC105684450 gene encoding SAP30-binding protein, translated as MSVQSVALASLTATYTDSEGEDGVDDDLQEHSNTPQGTTAPQNVQFGHPQGLTSPKSGRSASNSPIISNTANSKSNSNLPNAPTLVTDVTSKVQRLVSYFDDTIVSDDEGTVTMSAEGQLFENGRSPSVVVQSPSHQGDLISDGETDPYGVTIPPEPQGQCPVELQEKITRLFKKMESGGLDMNKVIQQRKDFRNPSIYEKLIQFCSINELGTNYPPERFDPFKWGKDSYYEELAKIQKAEMDKLEKMRKEKTKIEIVSGTAKRPTNSAVTAEEDAKKRKSKWDQVATGAPTSVKPTVLLSQPTLTTLTSSATGTKATVISAFGSLPKKRL; from the coding sequence ATGTCTGTACAAAGTGTTGCTCTGGCATCTCTCACGGCCACCTATACTGACTCGGAGGGTGAGGACGGGGTGGACGACGATCTACAGGAGCATTCAAACACCCCCCAGGGGACTACCGCCCCACAAAATGTCCAATTTGGCCATCCCCAGGGTCTCACCAGTCCCAAATCTGGCCGATCTGCCTCGAATAGCCCCATCATCTCCAATACCGCCAATAGCAAGTCAAATAGCAACTTGCCCAACGCTCCCACCTTAGTAACGGACGTAACGTCCAAGGTGCAGAGATTAGTATCATATTTTGATGACACGATAGTCTCAGATGACGAGGGTACAGTGACGATGAGTGCCGAGGGGCAGCTCTTTGAGAATGGGAGATCCCCCTCGGTGGTCGTGCAGTCTCCCTCGCATCAGGGGGATCTTATTTCAGATGGCGAGACAGACCCTTATGGAGTGACGATACCACCGGAGCCTCAGGGTCAATGCCCTGTAGAATTACAGGAAAAAATAACACGGCTATTCAAAAAGATGGAGAGCGGTGGGCTGGATATGAACAAAGTCATACAGCAAAGAAAAGATTTTAGAAACCCTTCTATTTACGAAAAACTAATTCAATTTTGTAGCATCAACGAATTAGGTACCAATTACCCGCCGGAACGATTCGACCCTTTCAAATGGGGTAAAGATTCTTACTACGAGGAGCTGGCAAAGATCCAGAAAGCGGAAATGGACAAGcttgaaaaaatgaggaaggagaaaacgaaaattgaaatcgtcTCTGGGACGGCAAAGAGGCCGACTAACTCCGCAGTCACTGCTGAAGAAGATgccaagaagagaaaaagtaaatggGACCAGGTTGCAACTGGAGCTCCGACTTCCGTCAAGCCCACTGTATTGTTGTCTCAACCAACCCTTACTACGCTGACATCATCGGCGACGGGTACGAAAGCGACGGTAATATCAGCGTTTGGTTCGTTACCAAAGAAAAGACTGTAA
- the LOC125500588 gene encoding uncharacterized protein LOC125500588 yields MKNRKLGRREVSILINDIWKNRTFSSGETSTTMGEYIVKYFTDRYHLPLLRYEWIYNLYYACQRLVYDDQIGLFWDILWGNVTEDAYHVPRKEFNTLRKMMEMRMEDQKINALLAHDIMDVMDTMYPYKSNRDIEILVYAAAKQLGIDPSTEAFDVVKLFAQTEEGWERGELARELARQTAQEITEFGKAILHSIEVQDKSSEVALETLKKGFMEVDEGISPALLTQHMKWIYKVQDLSKAKPMVSSAIVRQMLNGYIRISHPVKQRKY; encoded by the exons ATGAAAAACCGAAAGTTAGGACGCCGGGAAGTCAGTATCCTTATAAAcgatatttggaaaaatcgaacatTTTCCTCGGGAGAGACAAGCACAACGATGGGTGAATACATTGTAAAGTATTTCACCGACAGATATCATCTTCCCCTGCTGAGGTACGAATGGATATATAATCTTTATTACGCTTGTCAACGGCTCGTATACGACGACCAGATTGGATTATTCTGGGATATATTATGGGGAAATGTTACCGAGGACGCTTATCACGTACCGAGAAAAGAATTTAACACACTTAGGAAGATGATGGAGATGCGGATGGAGGATCAAAAAATA AATGCTCTGCTCGCACATGATATAATGGATGTAATGGACACAATGTATCCTTACAAGAGTAATCGTGACATCGAAATTCTTGTTTATGCGGCAGCCAAACAGCTAGGGATCGACCCATCAACGGAGGCGTTCGACGTTGTTAAATTATTCGCACAG ACAGAGGAGGGCTGGGAACGCGGTGAGTTAGCCAGAGAATTAGCGCGTCAAACTGCGCAAGAAATAACCGAATTTGGAAAGGCAATACTCCACAGCATCGAGGTGCAAGATAAGAGTAGCGAAGTTGCACTTGAAACTTTAAAGAAAGGATTCATGGAAGTCGACGAAGGAATAT ctCCGGCTTTGCTGACGCAACATATGAAGTGGATATACAAGGTGCAAGACCTGAGTAAAGCAAAACCAATGGTAAGCAGCGCAATCGTGAGACAAATGCTGAACGGCTATATAAGAATAAGTCATCCCGTGAAACAGCGAAAGTATTAA
- the LOC105684393 gene encoding translin-associated factor X-interacting protein 1-like yields MMFDSSLNVLQSRRKIGVNEVLVKLERVKIQHQILRPPKSSIVPGCKIKRNQFSGNGKNHKFSLNKPVFIKNIEFSIESELKSKAETSECNNTNCDHLLCHQDHLDVELTVYRKAFDALLNKIMTFKPLLKRIKYIYDKSIEVRDDRIKLMDVLSSKLESYKESIERKVETIQRTGLVEARHLKIENADLIRTIAELKLNLEERTDMVKSLRNDILELEEREIGRIVNGQRTTPRMTETDNQTEAVPKTDQISVARRLVDDPVLMSTCLQRARKDLSSAHKRLAEFEDTFREVVPKRDLERLEIRYQVIEREYRDLSQELETLMKEHEILKKRFEAVKEQKNSLRDRCKILAHTNTPRPDWSKYNKH; encoded by the exons atgatgTTCGATTCGTCATTGAACGTGCTGCAGTCTAGGCGCAAGATAGGAGTAAACGAAGTTCTAGTTAAACTTGAAAGAGTGAAGATACAACACCAGATATTGCGCCCACCAAAATCCTCGATTGTTCCAGGAtgcaaaattaaaagaaaccaGTTTTCTgggaacggaaaaaatcacaagttttCCCTCAATAAACCAGTTTTCATTAAAAACATAGAATTCTCTATAGAGAGCGAATTAAAGAGTAAAGCAGAGACATCGGAATGCAACAATACTAATTGCGATCACTTGTTGTGTCATCAGGATCATTTGGACGTTGAATTAACGGTATACAGAAAAGCATTTGATGCtcttttaaataaaataatgacttTCAAGCCTCTGCTAAAGAGAATAAAGTACATATACGATAAATCGATCGAGGTAAGAGACgatagaataaaattgatggacGTATTGTCATCCAAATTGGAATCATATAAGGAATCGATCGAGCGCAAAGTTGAAACAATTCAGCGTACCGGACTTGTAGAAGCACGTCATTTAAAAATCGAGAATGCCGATCTTATCAGGACTATAGCCGAACTGAAACTGAATCTTGAGGAGAGAACAGATATGGTAAAATCACTCCGAAACGATATCTTGGAATTGGAGGAAAGGGAAATAGGAAGAATAGTAAATGGTCAGAGAACGACTCCTCGAATGACTGAGACAGATAATCAAACTGAAG ctgtACCAAAAACCGACCAGATATCTGTAGCAAGGAGATTGGTTGACGACCCCGTCCTGATGAGCACGTGCTTACAAAGGGCGAGGAAGGATTTGAGCAGCGCTCATAAGAGACTTGCAGAATTTGAAGATACTTTTCGAGAGGTTGTTCCTAAGCGGGATTTAGAAAGGTTGGAAATTAGATACCAGGTCATCGAGAGGGAATATCGCGACCTTTCGCAAGAGCTGGAAACGCTCATGAAGGAACACGAGATACTCAAGA AGAGATTTGAGGCAGTCAAGGAGCAAAAAAACAGCTTGAGGGATCGCTGCAAAATATTGGCACACACGAATACACCGCGTCCAGATTGGTCTAAGTATAATAAACATTAG
- the LOC105684454 gene encoding ran-binding protein 9, whose translation MTKMAATSEERSAMEPSGTNSGQNQPVDRLKMLYPMVNEDETPLPRSWSPKDKFNYIGLSQNNLRVHYKGYGKTHKDAASVRTTHSIPAACGLYYFEVKIVSKGRDGYMGIGLSAHGVNVNRLPGWDKHSYGYHGDDGHSFCSSGTGQPYGPTFTTGDVIGCGVNLVDNTAFYTKNGHHLGIAFTDLPPNLYPTVGLQTPGEIVDANFGQAPFVFDIGDMINELRVRTRLQIIDYPTPDHGQGQWQSVLHKMVSTYLVHHGYSATAEAFANSTGQVFEEEINSIKNRQRILKLVLAGRMGEAIELTSRLYPGLLERDPNLMFALKCRQFVEMVNGSDSEVCQNSSENQTSVIQSTKAYTKSSTNGSVEEMNLNNTLNGAGDQQVSNGQIEDDVDMEENNVNGINGIKSGNGYQNGNLNTNGHKCENGEFEDMEVDNTNQNQQQNGNSSNNIDNPSNNKNSKRLLCGGNKQAVEKMLDFGRQLYSQSIHLRQQHGKNDANKKMLQDAFSLLAYANPWNSPVGWQLDSQQRETVCGRLNSAILESNNLPRRPPLEVAVTHARELVRLMSSAGLGACGFAVVDNIVQY comes from the exons ATGACAAAGATGGCCGCCACCAGCGAGGAGCGGAGTGCAATGGAGCCTTCAGGTACGAATTCGGGGCAAAATCAGCCCGTAGATCGTTTAAAGATGCTGTACCCCATGGTGAACGAAGATGAAACGCCGTTGCCGCGATCGTGGAGTCCAAAAGACAAGTTCAACTACATAGGGCTCTCGCAAAACAATCTCCGTGTTCACTACAAAG GTTATGGAAAAACTCATAAAGATGCAGCCAGTGTCCGTACGACGCACTCAATACCAGCCGCTTGTGGCTTATATTATTTTGAAGTTAAGATAGTGAGCAAAGGCAGAGACGGTTATATGGGAATTGGATTATCCGCTCATGGAGTTAACGTAAACAGACTACCTGGATGGGATAAACATTCTTATGGTTATCATGGCGACGATGGACACAGTTTTTGTTCTTCTGGGACAGGACAGCCTTATGGACCAACTTTCACAACAGGAGATGTCATTGGATGTGGCGTAAATTTGGTAGATAATACTGCTTTTTATACAAAAAACGGACATCATCTTGGAATCGCTTTCACAGACCTCCCT CCAAACCTATACCCCACAGTCGGTCTACAAACACCAGGGGAGATTGTTGATGCAAATTTTGGGCAGGCTCCGTTTGTGTTTGACATAGGAGATATGATTAATGAGCTTCGTGTACGAACGAGATTGCAAATAATAGATTATCCCACACCTGACCATGGCCAAGGCCAGTGGCAGTCGGTTCTGCATAA AATGGTGTCTACATACCTAGTTCATCATGGTTATTCCGCCACTGCCGAAGCTTTTGCCAATAGCACTGGGCAGGTTTTTGAAGAGGAGATTAACTCTATTAAGAATAGACAAA GGATCCTGAAGTTGGTTTTAGCAGGGCGGATGGGTGAAGCTATAGAGTTAACTAGCCGGTTATACCCTGGTCTATTAGAGCGAGACCCCAATCTAATGTTTGCCCTTAAATGCCGCCAGTTTGTTGAAATGGTTAATGGAAGTGATTCAGAGGTGTGCCAGAATAGCAGCGAAAACCAAACTAGCGTTATACAGTCAACCAAAGCGTATACAAAGTCATCTACAAACGGTAGTGTAGAAGAAATGAACTTAAATAATACTCTGAATGGTGCTGGAGATCAACAAGTCTCAAATGGACAAATCGAAGACGACGTAGACATGGAAGAGAATAATGTCAATGGTATAAACGGAATCAAAAGTGGCAATGGGTATCAGAATGGGAACCTAAACACCAATGGCCACAAATGTGAAAACGGGGAATTTGAAGATATGG aggtAGACAACACTAATCAAAATCAACAACAAAATGGCAATAGCAGTAACAACATCGACAATCCgagcaataataaaaatagtaaGAGATTATTGTGCGGGGGTAACAAGCaagctgttgaaaaaatgcTGGACTTTGGTCGTCAGTTATATTCCCAATCCATACATCTCAGGCAACAACATGGCAAAAATGATGCCAACAAAAAAATGCTCCAAGATGCATTCAGCCTGTTGGCGTATGCGAATCCTTGGAATTCCCCCGTGGGTTGGCAATTGGATTCACAACAAAGAGAGACCGTCTGTGGCCGGCTTAACTCTGCGATACTTG AGTCCAATAACTTACCACGTCGACCTCCTCTGGAAGTTGCCGTAACACATGCGAGAGAGTTGGTTCGTTTAATGTCGAGTGCGGGCCTGGGTGCCTGCGGTTTTGCAGTCGTGGATAACATCGTTCAATATTGA